In the Malaclemys terrapin pileata isolate rMalTer1 chromosome 12, rMalTer1.hap1, whole genome shotgun sequence genome, one interval contains:
- the LOC128847083 gene encoding olfactory receptor 287-like, producing MVKGNQTNVREFILLGFPGSWYVQISLFLLFLFMYLLTLMGNITIISLVGTHRRLHTPMYFFLCNLSFLDIWFTTGYIPKTLALLVSKNKTISFPSCILQMYFVFSLGCTEYLLLAVMAYDRYLAICHPLRYSSIMNSTLSIQLALGSWASSFLTISVLAFLITRLSFCDSTIINHFFCDVDSWIELSCTDTRLIEMVYITICFIVVLGSCAVILVSYIYIISTVLRIPSAQAWQKAFSTCSAHLTVVVIWYGCSIFLYVKPSKQNSLEMNKVVTLLNTIMTPLLNPFIYTLRNKDIKEILRKAFSRT from the coding sequence ATGGTGAAGGGAAATCAGACCAATGTGAGGGAATTTATTCTGCTGGGGTTCCCTGGCTCTTGGTACGTGCAGATCTCTCTCTTCCTGCTTTTCTTGTTCATGTACCTCCTGACGCTGATGGGAAACATCACCATCATCTCCTTAGTGGGGACCCACCGCCGCCTGCACACCCCGatgtatttcttcctctgcaatcTCTCCTTCCTAGACATCTGGTTCACCACGGGCTACATTCCCAAAACTCTTGCTCTCCTAGTgtccaaaaacaaaaccatttccTTCCCCAGTTGCATCCTGCAGATGTACTTTGTCTTCTCCCTCGGCTGCACCGAATATCTACTTCTGGCCGTCATGGCCTATGATCGCTATCTGGCCATATGCCACCCATTGCGCTATAGCTCCATCATGAACAGCACGTTGTCCATTCAGCTGGCTCTTGGATCATGGGCAAGTAGCTTCCTGACTATTTCTGTGCTGGCGTTTCTGATCACCAGGTTGTCCTTCTGTGACTCTACCATCAtcaaccatttcttctgtgatgtAGATTCTTGGATAGAGCTGTCCTGCACAGACACGCGCCTCATTGAGATGGTGTATATTACTATCTGCTTTATTGTCGTCCTTGGGTCCTGTGCTGTCATCCTGGTCTCCTACATTTACATCATCTCCACTGTCCTGAGAATCCCATCTGCCCAAGCCtggcaaaaggccttttccacttgCTCTGCCCATCTCACCGTCGTGGTTATATGGTATGGCTGCTCCATCTTTCTGTATGTCAAGCCATCCAAACAGAACTCACTGGAAATGAACAAAGTTGTCACCCTCTTGAACACTATCATGACACCATTACTTAATCCTTTCATTTACACGCTAAGGAACAAAGACATTAAAGAAATATTGAGAAAGGCATTCAGTAGGacatag